In the genome of Arachis stenosperma cultivar V10309 chromosome 2, arast.V10309.gnm1.PFL2, whole genome shotgun sequence, the window acatgtaagaatatttattttattaaatttgatttaatattaaaattaaaaataagtaaataaattaactcaataaaaaattaaaaaacaacaataataaaatctttaaaattaatcaattagttaattactaaattaaatctcaattttttaaatataagtaAAATTATTAGTATTCTTTTTTGTCTtcaaaaattagttaaaataagaaaaaatagtacctatttattaattaatattttttttatctcttaaaTAATATTTCTTGTAACAActattttagattaaaaaagattttatgtctTAAATATTATAACAAATAAACTTTCTAATTGAATAGGAAGTAATTAATATTTGTAAATTATAATGTATAGTAgaacaattatttaaaaatatagaagttaattttgatatattaaaatacaaaaatgttatttatacactaaaatcagtcattaatgtatttgtttataaatatatgtgtgatttaatttattttcaatgtgtatttatatttcaacatgtattttatactggtggCTGACTTTGGTgattgattttagtgtacacgtatatatgtatattttttgacacagtcatttaatcatatttattcttttaaataactATTTACGTGATGAAtgtaaaagataatttttttaattataatacataattaaatagatgaataaaatttttaatttgacagtatatcaaaatcaaattaaaaaatatataaaaatttaattatttaaaaaaaagtaaaatatttataaattaagtttctattattttatataaatatattttttatatacaggTTTAGATTTtttgatatttatatataattttagttttaaattataaatactaaTGTATCAATAGATGCTAATGtgctaattaatttatttatttttattaaatatgcATAAAAGTTAAATTAGTAAGGATGATAAGTtatctataatttaattaagaGATTTTAAATTCaagttttagaaataaaaaaaatatttttttataaatgataTATAATGAACAATATTTTAagattaaaagtattttttaatattttttaattttcatatctccattatatttttaatataattaacaatgttcaataaaatttattttaatgtatatatttttgttcccactcttaaaattttttagttttgtcATTATATATCTTACATATTTTATTTACtgtgtaaaataaattaattatgagtatgttaattttcatatatcacaatacatttattttatttatttaaaatttgtgtctaaaaatgaaataagtaataagatatatatttttttgttactaGATAAGTAATAggatataaaaaatttaattttgtccatatatatcaataaataaaataaaatatttatttaaaaaaattctttgttCCAGCATAAAAAAATTCAACCATAGTTGAAATAACGGTTTTTGTTCACTTTTAATTATACGACATACACCAAACAAGCCTATCAGGTGTAAGCAAGCCGCTCAAAGCCAACTTCAACGTAGCTCATGATCTCTCTTCGTCATTTAGCCACATGGTCACTGCTCATTCACTACCCCTCGCGTCATTCTATTAAAATTACAAGGATGCTTTTGGAATTACGTGTCACACGTGAAGACAAAATTTTGACCGGATACCGTATCGTACCTGCTATAGCGCTATACCAATAAAGTAAATGATACATGTGAAAGTTTTCCAATTTTATATATACTAGCAAAAATAtttatcaaacaaaaaaattaacgtTATAACCATAAAAGATGGAGACGACAAAAATACTAaaagtctaattttttataattttttaacgaaatattcaaattaatcatattcttttctcttttccaAACTTCAACAACAGCAgtaatgctttaaaaaatttcatCCATAGTAACTACAACATTAGTATCTTTGTTTTTTTGCTCCCaaatcttctttttcttattcttcttattcttctcaAAATTCACCAAAAAATCACATTCTTTCAGATCTAAAAGAACAATAATTAGAATTAGAAGCTTAATACGGTTGAATCTACAACAACCATTCTCAGTGTCGGCTACTACTCTTTTATTGTCATCACCTAATCGTCATCGTGCCTTGCACAACGCTTATTCAACAGCATCGTCGCCTCTTGGTCCACGCTCGTTGGTCATCGTCGCATCCTCCTAGCTAATCGATCTTTTTCGTTATTGCCGCCTCCAGCAAAATCGCCACCGCCACCAGCAGCATTGTTGCTGCCTCCAACAGCCTCTTCATCACTCATTATCACTGTCTGTCGTAGTAGTCTAATCGTCATCGTTGCATCAATCTTTCATTCTGTTGTAGCCATCTTACATTTGTTGCCACTTTTTGTATTAAGtctgttttttttattaacatttTAGGATTTAGGGCTTGTTCAATTTTTCGGCAATGTAAATTCTGGATATGACTTGATTAAGTAAATTGATTGGCAATTTAActcttttttgttgttgttgttggcgGTGGTAGTGAGATGGACCTTTCAGATTCTAAGTATTTTGAGTACTTTTACATTGAAATTTTTCATTTCCAAAGGAATGAGCATTGGTGCTAAAgtttggagaagaagagaggCCGTGAAGTTGAGgttgaaaatgaaaagaatgagtTAGTTTAGAAATTTTGTTAAAAagtcaacaaaaaattaaaatttgggTAGTTTTATCGTACGAAATCTATCTTTTATAAgtataactttaatttttttatttgatggATACTTTTGTCAACGTTCATAAGTTCATGAATATTAATAGTTGTTTTTCCTTAATAATAATACAAGTTATAATAACGATAGTAATACTAAGaagacaaaaaaattaatctaaacttatcttatttaatatttatttattataaaatatattaaataaaaacaaaaataataaattttgacatTCTTTagctaaaaatttatttttcaaaatttttgctACAGTAAATACTAcgtataataatattattttgttCGCATtcgtttatatttttttatcacattAGCAAACATAATTGATTTTCCAACAAAGTTAGGcatattcaaatattttttaaataaagtcTCCAATTAAGACTATgtatgcttcttcttttttatatttatgtattgTTGTTGCTGATATTTTTTCTTTGATCATTTCGttcttttttgttatattttttttttctttatgtttccTTTTTTAATGTTTTGTCATCGCTATCACTGCTatcttctcatcatcattattatggttgttttcttcttttttttttttctccttctcctctTGTATATGTTTAACAACCAAAAtattaaacacaaaaattttgACATACACACAAAAATTTTGTTGCACAAAACAGAAAATTCTCTATATTGTATTCATAAGTTTATattatgtataaaattttttatgttgtgtgcAGAGACGGACCTACCTAGTGTGATAACGGGGCACTTGTcccacttttattttaattttcttttaatatatatatatatatatatatatatatatatatatatatgtaatatgtcttattttaaattttaaatgatttCATTACAAATAAATTAAGTCTAATTATTTAAAGTCTCAAATctattttatccttttattattttgactatTAGCTAACCTAATCAAATTTAGtcttcttctattttcaaattctagTCATTATCActtttttattctcttaaatCCTCTTCttaatttcatattttcaatccttttttttattctttttttagtGGTCATCTTCTCTTTATTAAAaggtaaattttaaatttttattttttaatataactCTCTATGACTCTATCTATCTTTCAATttcattgtttttctttttgatattttcaattacaaattttaattcaagcaattataattttggtattaatctaattttttattcttttcaagaatttatatattttattttattcttaatttagtgatccttgttatttatttatttatcttttgttctattttattatatgtaaTTATATTGCATATAAATTTCTAAAGTCAAttgattaatttactaatttagatagaaatagtaatagaaaaatattttaaaaaatatctttcgtTCTATTTTGTTATATgtaatttttgattttttgtatacaaataattaatgtgcacttttatttttttaaatttaaattaatatattttttaatagtaatgtatattattttttgcTCCTCTAACATGAATTTTCTGAGTCTATCACTGATCGTGTGTAATAATTTATGTagtttgaaacaaaatttttgtattCTATAATAAAATTTCTATGCTAGAAACAGAGAATCACGTAATGGACATGcgcatttttttttataaatttgtaCTAACTTGATTTgacttaattattaaaaaaagcaCGTATATATAATATCGCTGTTATTTTTATACTTATTAGTCACCATGaaaatgatataaaaaatatcaatttaattatgaaataaattaacaattagttaatattttttcttttaattcttttaatacttatattaacaatttaaatttttaattcttatttattCATGGAtcaaacttttttaaaataaaaaagttaataaagtaaaaaaaataattttttttattttttacgaTATCTTTCAGTTcaacaatttaaaaattaatttgttacAGATTTAAATGTTATTCAAAAGTTTATCACGGACTAATGTATTACTTTATGCACAAgatgaaattcaaaatttttaatacttatttaaacaaactaataaaataacCACCTGATCGAGTAAAAAACTAAAATCTTAATTACCTTTAAATTAAGATAACGAGCccaaataaaaattacaaatttataaGTGTTTAACGTTTTATCTTGTGGCGCGCTCACTTTAGAGAAATTTTTCCAATATTCAAACAAAATTTGTGCTTCTCCGTCTATTATTCTCTATCTACTGAATAATAATGATGCTCACAATTCGGAAGTGAATCCACGGTGCAACAAGGTAAGAGTGTAATCATTTCATCCATAACAACTgcttattataattattattatttcatctATCTCACCGTATAATATTTTTTGGAATCCGAAGAATATTTCTCTAAGCGTAAAACTGAAGAAAGAGTCTATCATGAGAACAAAAAATTTATGACCAACCAAACCCAACCCTTTAATTGAGTGATATGAATCTTGATCGATATGTATATCATCAGAATAATAATATagaatttttcttcttcctttagaACATGGCTTATATGATAATACCTTACTTATTTGGTACAAAAGAAACTGGTTGGAGCAGTAAATAAAGTTAGAAATATTCTACAACGGCCATCATATGAGTTAGTCACACTACGCCATTATATTCTACTCTTTATTCTTCTATATACGTTCTGATCTTTTGAAACACTTTAGCTTTACACGGTAACAACCCGGTTTAGAATATCGATTAAGATCTCAAacaagagaaaacaaaaaggTCCAAGCACATTAACAACTGAAAAAACGAAAGTAACAAGATAGATGCTCTAATTATTTGGAGTAGCTTTAATGAGGGCTTTCAATATGGGATGATAAAAATGATTGATCCACAAAATACACAATTAATTAAACTAATAGTTATTATACGGATAATATATCCAATGAAattctaaatttatttagatagtctcatagccaataatattAAACtcactaaaaattattattttgtgcAGATTTTGCACACATAAAAAGCAGAAGGTAAGCTCTTTTTTCCATAGGCTTTTTGGGTAAAATGGTCATGGATCATTATTTGCTACAAAATTCTAAATCTACAACAAATTACCTgcaatattttgtttttcatcACAAAGTAACCTTTGAAGTTCACATGTAATATTTGCAATGagttctaaaattttaagtacTAATTGTTCGTTCATCTAATTTTTTCTATGAAACAATAGTATAACAAACATAATTCCAGTGccaaactaaaaaaataataataataagaaaaagaaagaaaactaaCCAAAGTTATGGTGAAGCTGAGAATCAAGTTCATCGCATTGCACCCATTACATGACACACTACAGAGAGGAAACCTCATCAAACCACACAAATGTGGAAGAAAACATGCTTGCTTTTGCACCAtagattatatattaatattaatattaatattatatcatTCCCTTCGAATTTTCTTGCTGATTATTATTTGGTCTGAAGAAAGAAGCTGATGATGCTTTTGTTGTGGTGTTGTTCTCTGAAACAATAATTCAACTTCTCTGGAGAGATCAAGTGGGTGGTATCTGCAGCTGACGATGCAGCAAGACGGCGGCGACGACGATGACGGCGGTTTTCTCTTGAGAGATAACAACGGCGGCTTTGGTTTTCTTGGTGCTGGTGGGCATCGCTTTGATTCTATTGGGATTCTTTGATCCATTGATGTTGGAGTCTTGAATccatcatcatcaacatcaatttcttcttcttcttgctcctTTCTTGATTCTAGGTCTCGTTGCTTGGAAAGTACTATTATACCCTCGAGGTagcctccttcttcttctttgatctctttgtcaataatattattgttgttatgatgagaagaagaagaagaaggctTGGAACATGCAACACTAATTTCCAGATTTCCCATcttcataataataatagtaataataaaaccctcaattttctcttttttttttttaatctcgCATGTTTTGATTGAGAAGAAGATATATGTTTCTTGGAGGAAATTGAGTAAATATGAAGCTAGCTATAGCTATATGAAGAAGCTAAGAATAAGAAGGTGGGAATGAAGAAAAGATAATGAACATAAAAGAGAGTACTATATTGTTGGTGGTTAGTTATatcataatatttttctttccttctttgtTTTGGTGATTTTCTCTTATAGCTTCTTTGGATGTACTTTTTTTGAGAGAGATGAATGAATGTGTATAGTACATGGTTATAAagagggagagggagaagaagttaaagagttttattttataagaTGCATTGGATCCTACGCCCCCAATAGAGAGAGAACGCTTTGAAAGCTTCCACCTTCTTGTTTAACTGCTGTCTCTTCTAATAACCCTTCTTTCTCCTATTTTTAATTCAATCATATTAAATTTTCATCACTAGAAAATACATGTCTtatttagatatttattttatttactttttcctCTGTCtatgaataattatttttaaagttaattttttatttatatttgtatagAATTTGAATGTATTATTTTTTCCCATCTTTTTTACTATTTCTTTTTCCTTGGAATTATTAGTTTACAAATAAGTAATAACTATTTTCTGTCCAAACAATATAGAGGAATTATATTTCTAGAGTGCTgtcattttaataatttcttaTAAGTATGTTTGTTGAAATCTTTAAAGACTTATTCATGAATAAAATGAGTATTTGATAAAACTAAAGTATTGTTTCTACTCAAATTCgacttatctttttttttctccactatataaatttgataaatatttaaatacccttttatttttttaatattgttaaCAAGTGtctttaattacaaaattaaaatttataatacatTCAtcattagaaaagaaaataatttttttattataaatactATTAACAAGTGTCCTAATAGCAATAATTAACCAAAGATGACTACCATAAAAAtgtctttatataaaaataataactaaaatataGACACACATTATATTAACTAAAATATGTGTGTGAATATTCATCCTTAACcgaaatttctttattttaaaaaataaaatacagtctgctctcttttatttttaaaatatacaatCCCTTCGTTTATAATTCTAAATAAAATACATTCCTCTCCCCTGTATGAAATAACATAGGTACATAAGATACTATTATTAAGTGTAGAATTTAAATAACATTACACTTTGCTTTTCTTCTTTGTGTTTGTTTAAGAGTAACATTAAAATATTCTTTTGTTGTGGAATTATGCTTTGCTTGGGAACTTTGATGCATCTATGCACGTGA includes:
- the LOC130962083 gene encoding cyclin-dependent protein kinase inhibitor SMR3 produces the protein MKMGNLEISVACSKPSSSSSHHNNNNIIDKEIKEEEGGYLEGIIVLSKQRDLESRKEQEEEEIDVDDDGFKTPTSMDQRIPIESKRCPPAPRKPKPPLLSLKRKPPSSSSPPSCCIVSCRYHPLDLSREVELLFQRTTPQQKHHQLLSSDQIIISKKIRRE